The genome window GCGCAAACTTGTTAGTGAATTCTGATATGTTCTTTCTTTTAACTGCTAAGAAAGACTTCTCCATGTTAGAATCAAGTAATTTTTCTCAtatttgatcttgaaggagagGTCAAAATCTTGGAAGGCTCAGATTTTGAAACGGCTTTGTAAAATGTCGATCACATTATTTCACTTGCGAAGAACTTTTAACATATAGTGCCATAACATTTGCAAACTACAAATGTTGGTTGAAATTTGTGTGAAAAATGCAATGTGAATTCGACGATTCCATATCCTCGTTAGGATCATTTGTAATAGTTAAccattaattaattgattacaTTATATCACTTATACCCACAAATTTTTTGTAAATAGTACAAAAGAGATAAAAAGAACTGTGGGGATATTATGTGATTAGTTGATATTCAAAATATACAATTTAAGTAGGTAAGCTTATTGAATCCATCATTTGGCtcataataaattaaaagttGCTCTTGCTACTCAACCCAGAGCCTTGAGTATTGTACAAGGACGTACTGTAGGAGTAACTCATTACCTATCCTTCTTTTTTTGTGGgataataaaaatgaaagattGAATTACATCATCCATGTCTCGTCCAATATGCACTCGTACTATCTTGAAGATCGTCTATGCAAAAACGTTGGTAAAtcatgaaaataaaaagaaacaacttTATATTATTggtatgctttttttttctttgttttttttttttacttttttcgtTTCATAAGATTTGAGCGACgaaataccaaagtttaaaaaattaataataattttcttttacaatttaaaatataaaactaaatataaaagaaaatacatTTACATTACGTGATGAAATTTTGGGCTTTCATTGCGCACAGTTAAAAGAATAATTCCCTTTTatagtttaaaatataaaattaaataaaaaagaaaacaatttacTTTCTGTCACAAAACATTGGGGTTTTCATTgcataaagttaaaaaaaaaatgaaaataattttcttttacaatttaatatataacaggaaaatcaatttccaatttaaaataaaaattaaataagaaagGGAATATGTTTACTTTGCGGAATGAAATATTGTATTTCTATCTTGCAAAgttttaaaaaatacaaaaataatttttttttacaattaaaaatataaattaaaagaaatagaTTTACATTGGGTAATAAATATGTGGATTTCATTGCgctgtttaaaaataaaaataatttgaattacaagtttaaaatataaattttaacacaaaatcCAAATATTTTGTCCGTCAACGaccaaaatatttgaattttgtcGAGCACattttaaagatttttttttacaatttaaaataaaagtggaataaaaaagtaaaataaatttactctgtgcgaaaaaataataagatgcgcaaaattttttgaaatgaaaataacaCATAAAATGATTTGAATTATGaggtttaaaatataaaatataataaaaaaaaaagaaaacaaatttacaTTGAGTGATGAAATATATTGATTTTCGTTATGCACGTTTGacaattattaaaatttcatCGCGGGAAGTCACTATACGTGATCATTGTGTTTTGTTGCGCAAGGAATTTTTTACTAGTGCTGTAATCCCTCATGTTGCACGTATGTatgtaaaaatatcatttcACGCATACATGCACGTAGACATCGATCCATGGTGCATGTAAATGGCGAACAAGTAAACTAGAGACAAACATCTGTCGAACATTTATGTACAAATAAATGAATGTGATGATCCTGCATAAAATTGAGACATGATGTGCATATGACTACGTTCCAATCAGCTGAGCTTTTAAGCACTTTCTCACACTTTTCATCCCTATAAAGGACCTCCTCTCCTCAAGCCTCCCTCCCCCCTTCTAACATAACCGAGAACTTAGTACCGTCCACACACCTTCTTCACCACTAAGACCTTCAATTTATCCGTTGAAACTTCGAAAAGTCATGCAAACCGGTGAGGTCACTGGACGCCATCACCTTGCTCATCATCTCCTTATCTCCGAgcaaagttgaggttccaccataaaatcaattagcaatatggggagtagcccatgTTAGAGTATGAGTGTGATTCATACAGTTTGGTAATAATCCTTGTTGTCTCAGATTGTTAAAAAGAAGTCTTAATATGTTTATGAGAGTTAATTCGACTTTGGTTTGGATTGAAACTCTATGTTGATAAGCTTAAGAATAGAACTCGTACAAGGATTTTGTCTTGTATTCCTTGTGGGATTATTATAGGGTAATCCAGATTTTGTAGTATAAAAACCACAAGCCCCTACTCTCACAAAGATACGCTCTTATTGTTCCAATTACCTATAACTTGGAGAACATTGAGTTTTGCAGAGAGGAGAAGGCTGTGTGTAGATTCGTCCATGGCTTCTTCATCCATGAACATGTCTGCAGGTATGTGTTGGTATAATTGCTGCAATTCTTACACCTATATTACATACATAATTTAAGGATTGTGATTTAGTTGATTAATCTTTATGTTCTTGGCTAGTTTGTTATAAAGCTTGTATGGTTgctcttacatgtggtatcaaagccaatccctagtcggaagtgtgccgacgaggatgtcgagcccctaaggggggtggattattaaatcccacatcgctcaggggagtggatcatctatTCCTTAAATGTACAtacccacctccatatagcacaagaccttttgggagctcactagcttcgggttccgtggGAACTCAGAAGTTAAGCAAGATTGGACGAGAGctatcccaggatgggtgacccattgggaagttttcatttgagttcctagaaacaaaactgtgagggcatggttagggcccaaagcggacaatatcgtgctaggCAGAGTGGAGTCGGGTCGGGTTGTGACAATGTGGTATCATACCCCTTAAGTTTAATTTTATGACCACTGGCTACTTAAAAGACAAACAATAGGGTTTTGTCTTTTCAAAGGTTTTTAATGTTAGCAGTCTGAACAAGGTGAGAACTTGCAATTCTCAATCTAGGTTGGAGATTTTCTTCGCACACCTGCATAATTGAAGATGTATGTATCAAATTAGTAAAGTATATCCCTATTTAAATatcattattttgtttttgaatgtatTGCTTCAGTTGAAGTTGGTTATGATGTTTGTAGATTGAGATAATTTTGGTTTATTAATCATCCTTGTATTATTAGTGTAATGAATAAACTTGTATTCTGATATGCTAATTGTGTTATTAAGAACCATTGAACAAAGTTCatattgtttcttttgttttattgaAATCTGAATGAGAATTGTCTTTTCTGGGAATTGGTGCCAACGGGATTCTGGCTGATAACTTTGGCGATGATTTTGGATCGACGCGTCTGTAACAATGGCAATTCACTTCGATAATCTGCAATGGTACGAGGTCAATGGGAATTTGGAGTGATAGCAATCCGCGTGGTTGGGTCTTGAGCATTGATGGAtaatttgtttcatttatttggAGACGAGGAATTGCAATCGGGCTGACGAATATGGATCCAATGATGCATTCAAGTATCATATACACCACCTATCACTCTCTTTTGTCTGTTTGTTTTGGGACATATATGATGAATATCAATTTGGAATGGAATCAATTTGACTGCACGAGTACTCCATGAATTGATATTGTTTGGGCAAGTATGCTTAATGACCAAGTAGCGTAATTCATATCCCCAGTTTTGGTTAGATTACATATAATGTGTTTTGGGGGTGTTGCCGTATATATGAATGGTGGAGTTTGGAATCTTTGGATTCAATAAATGTCAATCTTTGCAGTGTATAACCGAAAACATGTGAAGGCTCTTGTATTTATACCTTGTATGATATAAATTGTTTTGGTGAAGCCTTGTTGGCAAGAATGCATTCTATTTCGCTGTGATAGTGGAACTCATCAATTGGCAAGATTTGGTCTGGAATTTTTGTTTCTCGTTTGCTTCCACTGCTCTTAATGAAAAATTGTTGATTAATTGGTATGTATCCTTTAATTCATATCTGATGCAATCTCAAAGTTcataatatattaattttgaaattttgacaaaTTATGGATTTTCCATTGATTGGAATTGTTTGAGATTTTGAAGCATCAATTAGTATTTTTGCAATTGATTTTTGGACTAGATTGAAGTATGATACATGTCGATCTTGTTAAAGAATTATTATATGTAAATCATATTGTTGAAAAGTTGAgatcttgattattttgttttaatcgAGATAACTTGTGCTTCTATGTCCAAACACTATCAATTTTTAGTTGATCTTGCTTGATGGATGTTGAACTAGTTAGGATCaaattgaatgcaaaaatattgTGCTTGCTATTCTGATTTTGATTGTTGTTGAAACTAGTGATTTTGGATTTATGCGAGATAAGTTTTTCCGAATGGATTGTGACTATCTTTTTGATACATAGACTGTTTGCATAATGGTTTAAGTGTATATGACTAAACTAAGATTATGCAATTGGTGAGAAATCGGGAACCAATTGGTTCATATCTCCGGTTTCTTTATCTCCTGTGCAATACATTCTACTTATGCTTAAGTGGGAGAATCATATGTTCGAATGTATGCATAAGGCTAAGAGTATTTAAGCCGGCCATTATAATTCATCAGGGTGCTTAAAAACCAGTTTATGGTTTTATTGAAGCAATTGGTTGAATTATTTGTGTTACTTAATTTGTTTAAGTAAAGAGAAGGATCCTATTATGTTAGCATTCAAAAGGAAACGAATTTGGTTTCTATATGGATTCTAATTAGTCATTCATTGTATTGGAATGATTTTTAGTTAATATAGTTCCTATTAACTTGTACTTAACTTGGTTGTGTTAAGTATGGCCTAGATAAGTGGGAGcaaattggtttggttttgctaTATTGGTTCACATAATTACAAAGTGCAAATTAAGTATGTTGTGACTTTTGAGTTAATTCTGCGATGTAACAGAAAAGATTCTTAAGTTCAATACTTTAAAATGCATAGGTAAGTTGTATGTGAGGTTAAGCTTTTGTTATCCAAAACATTTGGTGATATGATAAAGTTGTTGCTTGATATAACTGTGCTATTCATACAATTATGAATAGTTTTAAGTTGACAGCCTACTGTAAAgaatgtttggtatttttatatcaattttGGGCTATATGAGTAGGAGTAGACGTCTTGGTTTACATTGCTATGAACATGAACTTGACATTGTGATTTGTAAGTTAAATCTGTATTTTTGTTGCAGAGGcaattataaattcattgttttggtttatgtaagcTGGTTGTGTCTATGTACTAGTGTCTTGATGAATGACTTATGTGATCACCATTATAATGAATTTCAAATGATTATTCACTGTTATGAATcatactcaagtgggagaatgttagaGTATGAGTGTTATTCATACGGTTTGGTAATAATCCTTGTTGTCTCAGATTGCTATAAAGAAGTCTTAATATGTTTATGAGAGTTAATTCGACTTTGGTTTGGATTGAAACTCTATGTTGATAAGCTTAAGAATAGAACTCATACAAGGATTTTGTCTTGTATTCCTTGTGGGATTATTATAGGGTAATCCATATTTTGTAGTATAAAACCACAAGCCCCTGCTCTCACAAAGATATGCTCTTATTGTTCCAATTACCTATAACTTGGAGAGCATTGAGTTTTGCAGAGAGGAGAAGGCTGTGTGTAGATTCGTCCATGGCTTCTTCATCCATGAATATGTCTGCAGGTATGTGTTGGTATAATTGCTGCAATTCTTACACTTATATTACATACATAATTTAAGGATTGTGATTTAGTTGATTAATCTTTATGTTCTTGGCTAGTTTGTTATAGAGCTTGTATGGTTGCTCTTATAACctaacctcttataagcccatgcaaggtccTTCCTCCAATCAATGTTTGACGCATTTTCAAAATGCCCCCtcacgtgtggcgaattttcaagtctaacacATGGAGAACATAACagggtgacgtggagcgcgtGTGGCCATTTTGCTTCACACGTGGGACACTTTCTTTGatatcatgaagaaagttgaggtttcaccataaaacaaataggcaatatggggagtagctcaacctcttataagtGCATACAAAGCTCTCcctcccatcaatgtgagaCTCATTCTTAACATCCTCCCCATCAATGTGGGTTTCAATTTAATCGGCTTTCTAGCACATTGTACAATTTTCGGTTCCCTATTTCCCAATTTTATTGGTTTACATAAAGCATTTAGTTTGCGCATGACtaagttttgaacttttgagTTTATTTGAATGTTGAATACTAACTTTAATATCAATTTATTAACCAACCTTAAAGTAAGgcaaaaaccgaaaccaaaactGTTTGAAACGAAATCGAACCAAAACCTTATGATTTTGTTCcattttgattcaaacttcaaaACCACACTAAAATAAACCGAAATAAATTTCGGTTTCGATTTCGAGTTCAACCCAAAATCGCAATGAATCAAACCGTGACCATCCTATTTGTAACCCTTTATATATGTTGTGTAATGAAAGACTTCAACGATGTAGGTCCAAAGTTCGATTAGACCTTCATGACAAATGGAAAAGCATACAGGACTTTGGGATGACCACCATGATCCTTTTCTTGAAATTATGATGGAGTTGGAATCTTTGCCTTTTTTATATAGCCATGAAAAGGAAACGTCTTTGCCAAACAACAATAAAAAGGAATCGTGTACATATGATCTCAAAATTCCTTTGCTTCCTTACCAAGCCAAATCAGTCACGGGTTGAACAATGGATATAATTGTATCTTGCACTTGCTTTATATTCCAAGGGCCATACAATTATATGaactttgaaagaaaaaaaagtaaaattgtgGTAGGTCGtatctttttaattttgaaatgcTCCAATAGAAAAACGACATCTTAGATGACCTTGCCATGTTTTCACGTTCATAAACCCCTTTTTTCTCCATACGCACTTGGACAAATACTCCCCTTATTTCTGGGAAGGTGAACTTTCATCATCACgggaagaatttttttttcacatttgctCTAACATGACAtctatttattatataataaaaaaatatcaatttaaaaaaaaatagcaatttGCAAATCGTTTAGCCATCGTTATATGTTGAACAAACTTGATTATGGTAACAAGTACAAACTTCATAAtaaatcatcaattttttttattcacatgaataattgaatagtcccaaaattgaatgaatttttctaaaaattatttttttgatgATAAAGAGAATAAAAGATTCCAATTATAATGTTTGTACTGTGAAATGATATCTTGTGAATATGAATACGTAAGTAGGGAAGGAAGACCgaaaatgagaaaatatattGTCCATTGGCATTTATACATATAATTGACCATGCCAACTTTTTGCCCACTTTTACTGTTGATCAGTATGCAtgtgataaaaaagaaaagtacgCATGTGAATTATATTTATAATGCCTGAGGTTGCTTTCAGTAATTCTGAAATTGAAACTGGTGTACGTACATGTGTACAAAGAGAGGGAAATTGCTCaccaaaatttaaattcatgtTTCCTTCCCTCTTTAGCAGCATATACATCTTTTATCActaaaaatgaaagttattttAACTTTGTATTACGGTCTAATAGTATTCTTCTTTACGTGTAAGTTACAGGTTTTATGTTTGATTCCCACCAAAGGCAaagttgaaccatattattatggcAAGCCCATTGTAAGGCTTAGGTCAGTCTCTcactcccttagtgtagatactatcatttgttaacaaaaaaataaaaataaaaaaattgaaagttgtTCGATTATCTCAATATGGTAATTAAAATGTTCAATTAAAACTCAACGGAAATTTAAACAAGTGGTCTGCAAGTCAGCATGTGAATCGGCGATCATAAGACATCGCCAAATTAGACGTatacaaaattaacaaattaaggCAAATTGGTAACGAAGTAAATTAAAAGACATTTCATTCCCATAATAATGAGGAAAACATTATGAATTGAATCTTATCACCCCTTAATCAGGCAACCGCCATAACAAATGAGATGATAAATTCCCACTTACAAACTCCATCATTCCACAACAATTTCACATCGAATATTTTATACCAAGTACGAAAGCCAAATCATAAACATACAAGAAATTAAGGATCATATTTTGTAGCTTTTAGGCACATTGGAAACCTTTGGGAACCTTATTTCCACAAACATTAAGAAGCAAGCTGAGAGAAATTGGAATGTTGAGGTTGATACCCAAAATGTTGGCTTTGATGGCAGTGCAAAGGCACACAGCAGCCTCAAGGTCAGCGAGCCCTTGGATGAGAGAGCAGCAAGGTTCTACGGGAGGTTTGCCAATGGTGATGTTAAGTAACCCATTGAGGACATTAGCACAAACCCCTAATTTGAGGGTATCTCTAGGGCAGCTGGTGCCGGTTGAAGGGCTAGGTTTTGGCGTCGGATTTGGCTTTGGCCTTGGTTTTGGATTAGGGTTGGGGCATGTGCCACAAGAACTGACCAGGgcaaagaagaagagattgagTGCAAGGAAGAGAGCAAGCGAGGAAGTTGTTTTGGATGCCATCTCTCAAACCCTAGAAGAAGTGGGTTTGTAGTTATTGTGTGTGAGGAGTTAAGGTTTGTAGCACTAATAGATGTGAGGGTTTGGGTGAGGAATTAAGGTGTAGAGGGAGTTCGATTTTATAGGGTTCAGGAACGGTGAGGTTTCAAGTTGAAGTTTATTGAAAATTAGAAATGATCAATAATTAATCTGAGCTAGGTGATCCATGTGTGCCCTTGGGATTTTAGCTGGCAGAGTAAACAAATTAAAGGCAACCTTTTGTATTTTTGTGTGGTGGGGGCTGCCAAATTACCAGGTTCCTGTCTGGGCATAAATCTGTGGACGTATATCTCATCATGTACTGTTTTTTGTGCCTCAAGTTCCAGTGAATTATACGGCATCGATATTTTAGGGTCTGGACCTTTGATCAAGTGACAATGGTGGGGGATGAAAAAGCAGACATGTTTGGCCGCACTAGACAGTTCATCGACCTTTGGGGGTCGTTTGACTCAGTATGTAAGATGGAAGAcgaaatttatttaaaaaaaaaaaaaaacatatgttCACAGCTTAATTATGAACAACAAATCATGCTGGTATCAAAACTATAATTTGGTAAACCCCAAAAAGACCTATAGAAATAGTCGAAAAAAGACGCTATGCGCAAACCTCACAAGAGTGCATATGTTGGTGTCAAAACTTGGACGGAGCCTAACTCGGTTTAACACATATTTGCCTCAAATGTTGCTTTTGGTCTCAGTGTGATGAGATGGCTCTAGAAAAAGATAAACTAGGCGAGCCATTGTTGGAGGCTGCAAACAAACAGTAGTATCTGTAAAGTTGTGTTGTATGTTGCACACTGATGAGTcgatttcatattatatattttactctCTTCTCTTAGTATGTTTTCATGATTATTTGGTTAGATTTTGATACTATGATTTATATTTTAAGGGTgtcacacacccatttttacttctcccacaacCCTCTCAATTTTAGTgcgtcggatcgaatgaattgaataaaatcaatggacaaaaattaacaagagtgtgCGAGAAGCAAAAAGAagtgtgaatagcacaccctATTTTAAATGTAGGACATGCAAAACCATTTTGTGCATAAAGTGATGAAACGATGGAATGTTTTAGTAAGTCCATTTGGAGTGGGTTCGTGAGTCTATCAAGAAGGTTGTGTCAAAATTTCAGTATTTAACTGCAAGGCATTTGGTCGCCACAAATTAATTAAGGTCTAACGTGCCGTGTTGGTAGATTGACGTTCCAGGCTTAATTGTGACATTTGAGCATGCAGACGACGTTTTCTGGAGTTGTGCCCTTCTACCAAGCTGTAAAGGACGTCCTGAGGTTTAAAATAGACCTAAAGGGCCTGTTTTGGAGTTGGTTTGGCTCAGAAACATGGAGATGATCTGACTGGGCAGACTGCCTAATTATATTAGGACTGTGCTTTTAAGTTAtccttcattatttttttttccgcaTTTTTTTGGAGACTTATTTTGGGTAGGATTCAGATTTATTAGTCTACTTATATGTCGAGTTAGAAGCCCTAAAGGGCCAGAATGTTTTTGCTGCTAATTTTATACTACAagggtgttttctatcttttcttcttaataatattttgcttttcaattatgaatatgagtAACTAATTTCCTTTTGATAGGGCAAGGCCAACATGAATATGCAGTCTGTATTGAAGTGCTTATGAAGTTGTGCAAACtcgttttgaattattaatcactaagTTTAAACTATCAATAtatcttaatgtttgatcaccattaggatatttagacaaataatttgatgcaatttgttttggaacatcaccctgaaattgaggagggcttttgtgattgataattgtaagttcacttaaggcGAATATCACGCTCTTAAGGGTTACGTGgtatttcaaaaggttttcgtaaagcttaatgagtcttgcatgtttatatttgatctcaacatctgtaacattccacatcgccctggggagtggatcctgtaagccttatatgtatattcctatctctacctagcaagaggccttttgggagctcactggctttggggttccatcggaactccgaagttaagcgagtagcgcgtgaaagcaatcccatgatgggtgactcactgggaagttctcgtgtgagttcccagaaacaaaaccgtgagggcgtggtcagggcccaaagaggacaatatcgtgctacggtggagtcgagctcaggatgtggtgggggcctgagtcgggatatgacaatttggtatcagagccaatccttggctggaaatgtgccaacgaggacgtcgggcccttaaggggggtggattgtaacatcccacatcgcccaggggagtggatcctataagccttatatgtatattcccatctctacctagcacgagcatttttgggagctcattggcttcaggttccatcggaactccgaagttaagcgagtagcgcgcgagagcaatcctaggattggtgacctactgggaagttctcgtgtgaattcccagaaacaaaaccgtgagggcgtggtcggggcccaaagcggacaatatcgtgctatggtggagtcgagttcggatgtggtgggggcctgagccgggatgtgacaacatCACTAACGGATTGCATGGTAGATATATGTTCTTATTTGAACATCATTTGATTTcctaaaaactattttttttttctcttttctgccgatttcaaaaatttaaaaattcaaaaataaataaatgaaacaagaaaaaaaatcacataaCCCATTACAGATTAAACCAAAAAGGATCAAGGgaaatgaaaaataagaaaaaacccAGCCCAATTTAAAGACCTGATTTTGATTAAGGTTTACAGATTAAGCAAAATGGATcacataaatataaaatatgcAACATCCAGTTCAATTTATAAGCTTTATACACACCCAGATAGACAGAAAAATATCCAAACATAATTTATCTACGACAACTCCCTCACAGATGCCATTCCTCACCAATTGGGCCTCCTCGTCCCGCTTCTCCGCCTTCGACATCCGGAACGAATTTTCGGacttaagaaaataataataattttccaattttataaaaaaaatggaaccaAACTGAAATCGAATAGGAAAAAACTCAATCTAACTAAAACCGAaagaaaaccaaacaaaaaatcgaaaagaaaaTTGAACCGAATAGTAAATTTGGTCCAATTTTTTGGCTTCCGTCAAAAACCGACCGAATATAACCGAACTCACCTCTActgacagcccttgaagaaacctCGAATCCGATTCATGATCAAGTGTTCATCACCCTTAAATCAAATTCTATTTTGGAGATCGAATAAGAGGAATATTCTTATAAAGGACAAACCACAGGGATTATAACCCCAATTTTTTCTTGAATCTaaactctttattttgtacatgtgttcttATTTCATTCATTGTAGGACTATCTCTAACTTGACAAGCCTGGTAGGACCATCTCTAACTCCAAAGGCAAGTCACCACTTCAACAATAGATCGAACAAGATTTCTTTCGATTGCTGACGATCGCTTTGTGCCTGACTCCACTCACTACCTTTTAGCGTTTTCGGATAAAGAAAGGCCATCAAAGAGCTCGGTACCAAACAGGCACAGCTAAGGAATCGTACACTCAAAGAAGCCTTTAAGCGATGGCTTTCATCACGATGAACGACTTTGC of Malus sylvestris chromosome 6, drMalSylv7.2, whole genome shotgun sequence contains these proteins:
- the LOC126625658 gene encoding 14 kDa proline-rich protein DC2.15-like; the protein is MASKTTSSLALFLALNLFFFALVSSCGTCPNPNPKPRPKPNPTPKPSPSTGTSCPRDTLKLGVCANVLNGLLNITIGKPPVEPCCSLIQGLADLEAAVCLCTAIKANILGINLNIPISLSLLLNVCGNKVPKGFQCA